The DNA segment GTGCTCCGCGACCGGCTGGGCGTCACCGGGCCCAAGTACGGCTGCGGCCTGCGGGTCTGCCGTGCCTGCACGAGCCACCTGAACGGCGCCGCGTTCAACCCCTGCTCCGTCCCGGTGAAGGACATCGGCCCCGACGACGAGGTCACCACCATCGAGGGCCTGGCCGACACCGCGGGCGCCGACCTCCACCCGATGCAGGAGGCCTGGCTGGAGAACGACGTCGCCCAGTGCGGCTACTGCCAGCCCGGACAGATCATGGCGGCGGTGGACCTGGTGCGGCGGGCCCGCGAGGAAGGCCGCGAGATCGCCGACGCCGACCTCGGCGCCATCCGCAACGTCTGCCGCTGCGGCACCTACCACCGCATCCGCGCGGCCATCCAGGACGGCGCGGCGCGCATGGCGTGAAGGCCGCCACGGGGGCGCGCCGCGCCGTGCCCGGCCGTGTCAGGAGGAGAGCGCGTACGTCCTGATCCAGTCGACCTCGTCTGCGGCGCCGCGCACCGGGTGACGTCGTCGGGCGTCCGGACGGCCGGCGGCTCAGCGCCCGGTCGGTGAGACGGCGGGCCTGGGCGTCGTGCCGCCCGCACCGAGGTCCGTGCCGTCGGTGCGCGGGAAGGCGCAGGCCGACGGGAAGCGCACCTCCGAGCAGGGGCTCTGGCCGCTGTCCCGCAGGATGTCGATGCCGGGCCCGGTGGTCATGAAGCGCAGGAACCCGGCCGCGATCGACGTGGCGGGGACGTCACCGAAGGTGTAGCCGTACTCCGTCGCCCAGAACGGGTAGGTGCCGTCGCCGGCGGTGCCCAGGCCGGGCACCACGCCGTCCAGTTTCAGCGTCCGCACCCCGTCGGACTGGGCGGCGGCCTCCACCTCGGCGTAGCCCACGGCTCCCGGGGTGCGCGCCACCTCCTTCAGCAGCTCCGCCGTCGTGCTCGTGCTGCAGGAGGCGACGGCGTCGCCGGTGGTGACGCCGACCGCGCAGTACCCGACGTTGGGAGGGAGCACCTTGCGGTCGTCCATGATGTGGTCCTGGAAGACGTCGGCGGTGCCCGATCCCTTGGCCCGGGTGACCAGGACGACGCGGCGTGAGGCCCCGCCCAGCTGGGACCAGTTGGTGATCTCACCGGAGAAGAGCCGCCGCGCGTCGGTGAGGGAGACGCCGTCGACACCGGTGTCCTCGTTGGTGACGAGCCCGAACACCGACAACGACACCGGCCGGCCGTGCAGCTCCGGGTGGCCGTCGCCCTCCGGGCCGTCGGTGAAGGTCACCGTGTGGTCGGCCGCGGCGCTCCCGGCGCCGAGCAACTCCGTCACCCCCGTGCGGCTGCCGGTGGGCAGCACCTGGGCGGAGGAGTCGGGGCAGGTCGACTCGTAGGCCCGGGCGGCCTGCAGGAGCACGGGTTCCAGGGCGGTGGAGCCGGTGATGGTCAGGTCGCCGCCCGCGCAGTCGAACGACGACGACCGCTGCCCGGAGACCAGGTACTGGGCGAGGACGACGGCGACGAGGAAGCCGATGAGGGTGACGGCCTGCCACGAGGTGCGGCTGCGGCTCTTGGTCTCCTTCAACCTTCCCCTGCCGACACCGCCCTTGATCCCGCCGTACACCGTCGGCTCCTTGAAGGGTGCGGACGGGTCGGCCGGCGAGGCGGGATCGCGTTCGAGCGCCGCGAGCACCTTGTAGTGCGCCGAGCGGTTCAACGGCACTTTGGGGAGCCGGATCTCGCTGCCCTCGTAGCCCAGGCCGGAGCCGGGCCCGAAGTTGGGGCGCAGGTGCCTGTCGCTGAGCTCGGTGATGACCACGCCCGCCACTCGGCGCCCGGGGAACTCGACGCGCACTCCGACGCGGTCGTGGTTCAGCACCGCGTAGTCGCCCTCGTCGATGTTGACCGCGCCGACGTTCTCGATCCGCAGCAGCACGAACGAGGGATCCTCAAGCACCCGCCCGTTCAACTCGCCCTGCGGCTCGCCCTGCTCCGGGCGGTGCCGCAGCTCCTGAAGCGCCCCCGCGTACTGCGAGTGCGCCTCGTCGACCGCGGTCGTGTCCATCTGCACGCGGTAGCCGAGCCGCTTGCGGCCCACCAGGACGAACTCGTAGATCGCGGCCACCACCGGGACGAGCACACCGAGCGCGGCCAGGCATATCTCCCAGGGGAAGTCGTTCATGGTGGCCTCCGTGCCCGTGTCCTCGGCTGGTGAGCAGCCGACTGAGGAGATCGAAGGTACGAGCAGGTGCGCACCGCGCGGGTGGCGACGGGAGGGTTGGGAGGTGATGTTCCCCAGGTGTTTCCGGGCACGGGGGCGTTCCGTGGCGGAACCTTGACTTCCCGGCCGCCGGCCGCGGTCGAACGGCACGACGCGCGGCCCCCGCGCGGTGGGCCCCGACCCACCGCGCGGGCACCGCCTCAGGCGGTCCGGTAGGCGTCGATGATCGTCTGGGTGAACGTGGCACCCTGGCGGTCGCGTACCTCCGCCCGGAACGACACCGACCCTCCGGCGGCCGGATTGCGCACCGTCACCCTGCCGTCCCGCACCGGCAGCCGCCGCCACGCCGATCCGCCGTCGTACGAGACGGACACCGTGAGCGCCGCGAGGCCCCGGCCCGCCGCCGAGCCCTGGACGGTGACCGGAACCGGCTGCGTGCGGCCCGCGGTGGCCGTGGAGTCCAGGGCGAGTTCCGGGGTGAACCGCACCACGCTCGCCGGCACGGCCGTGGCCCGCCCGGTGTGTCCGGAGGTGAACTCGGCCGCCCACGTCACCGTGGAGCTGGTCGTGGAGACGCCGGAGCCGGCGCGGCCCGCGGTGGTGACGAGGCGGTAGCGGGCCTTGCCCGCCGGGAGCCGGAACGTGGCGGAGTCGAGGACGCCGGCGGACGTCGCGTACTCCTTGCCGTTCCGGTAGAGCGTGGTGGAGGCGGAGCCCGCGTCCACCAGGCTGCTCCCGGTGTGGCCGGCGCCGTCGGCGAAGGGCGTGATCGCGCCGGTCAGGGTGTCACCGTCGCGCGTCAGCCCCGGCTGCTCGCCCAGCGCCGGGCCGAAGACGCCGGTGTTGAACGTCTCGGCGTACTCCCGCCCGGCGCGGTACACCGAGACCGGTCCCCGGTACTCGGCCTTGACCTGGCCGTTGGTGCCGTTCACCTGCTGGAAGCTGCGCTGCCAGTGGTAGCCGCCCTGGAGGTAGACGGTGCGGGTGCCCGGCAGGTCGGAGTAGAAGCCCACGGCCGCCGCGCCGGGGACGTCCGGGGTGATCGTCCAGTCGACGCCCGCGTCACCCGCGACCGAGCCGCCGAGGCGTGCCGTCAGCTTCGCCAGGTCCGCCCACGTCTCGTGCCGGGTGAAGCCCGTGTAGAAGCCGCCCTTGTGGGTGTCGGCGAGGTGGAACTCCGTGTCGCCGCCGGCCCAGCGCGACAGCAGGTACGACGTCACGTCGCCGGCCGGAGGCGGGGTGCCGGTCTGCGCGGTGCGGGTGCCGGCCGGCGCGTCCGGGAGCAGGCCGAGACCGCTGGTGTGCAGGGTCCCGTTCTCCTTCACCGCCGTGTAGAGGATCGTCGAGTAGTGACCGGCGTCCGGGGCGGGGACCGAGATGTCGAGTGGTCGGGCCTGCCGGGCGTCCAGCGTGATGGTCATGTCCTTGTCGATGGTGAGCTTCGGCGTGGAGAGCAGGTCGTAGCCCTCGGTCCCCCCGTCGCCGCCCACGAAGAACTTGCCGACCATGGTGTAGTCGCCCCTGGGCACCCTGATCCGGGCGGTGCCGTCCTCACCCGTGACGATGGCGTAGGTGTCGCTGTCCAGCCCCTCGACCCAGCCGAACCAGAAGTTGGACTCGGGCCGCTCGCCGTTCCGGTCGGTGGCGTCGAAGGTGATGTCGTAGACCTCGCCCTCGCGTTCCAGACCGCCCAGGCTCCGGACGGTCTGGCCGCCGCCGGACGCGGTGACGGTGACCGCGTACTCGCCCGTGGTGTCGCCGCCGACCCGGGTGTCGGCGGTCACGTCGACGGTGGCCGTGCCCTGCGCGGGCACGGTGACCTGCTGGGCGCTCAGCGTGAAGAAGCCCTCCGGGGCGCTGCCGCCGGGCCCGGTGGTGGCGGCCGAGAGGTCGAGCGCCACCGGCTGGTCGCCGGTGTTGCGGTAGGTGATCGTCTTGGTGAGCGGTTCGTCGTCCTCGTGGGGCCAGCGCACCCGGCCGAAGTTGAGGGAGCCCGGCTCGGAGACGACGGTCTGCCGGACCGCCCGTGCCACGTCGACGCGCCCGCTGCCCTGCTCGTACGCGGTGTAGTCGCCCGGCTCGGCCGAGCCCATCAGGGCCGCCTTCAACTGCGCGCCGTTCCAGTTTGGGTGCTGCTGGGCGAGCAGCGCAGCCGCGCCCGTGACGTGGGGCGTGGCCATCGACGTGCCGGACAGCGTGACGTAGCCGGGGGCCGGGTGCGGCTGGTCGGGCTCCGTTCCCTCCGCGGACGCGGCGGTGATGTCCACGCCGGGCGCCGTCAGGTCGGGCTTGACGCCGCCGTCCTCCAGGCGCGGGCCCCGGGAGGAGAACGGGGCCAGGACGTCCTGCTTGTCGACGGCGCCCACGGTCAGCGCGCTCTGCGCGGTGCCGGGTGTGCCGACGGTGGTCGGGCCGGGGCCCCAGTTGCCGGCGGCGATCACGAACAGCGCCTGGTCGGACAGCCGGTTGACGGCGTCCTCGACGGGGTCGGGGCCGAGGGTGTCGGACGAGCCGAGCGACATGTTCACGACGTCGGCGCCCTGCTCGACCGCCCACTCCATGCCCTCG comes from the Streptomyces sp. TS71-3 genome and includes:
- a CDS encoding substrate-binding domain-containing protein, whose amino-acid sequence is MNDFPWEICLAALGVLVPVVAAIYEFVLVGRKRLGYRVQMDTTAVDEAHSQYAGALQELRHRPEQGEPQGELNGRVLEDPSFVLLRIENVGAVNIDEGDYAVLNHDRVGVRVEFPGRRVAGVVITELSDRHLRPNFGPGSGLGYEGSEIRLPKVPLNRSAHYKVLAALERDPASPADPSAPFKEPTVYGGIKGGVGRGRLKETKSRSRTSWQAVTLIGFLVAVVLAQYLVSGQRSSSFDCAGGDLTITGSTALEPVLLQAARAYESTCPDSSAQVLPTGSRTGVTELLGAGSAAADHTVTFTDGPEGDGHPELHGRPVSLSVFGLVTNEDTGVDGVSLTDARRLFSGEITNWSQLGGASRRVVLVTRAKGSGTADVFQDHIMDDRKVLPPNVGYCAVGVTTGDAVASCSTSTTAELLKEVARTPGAVGYAEVEAAAQSDGVRTLKLDGVVPGLGTAGDGTYPFWATEYGYTFGDVPATSIAAGFLRFMTTGPGIDILRDSGQSPCSEVRFPSACAFPRTDGTDLGAGGTTPRPAVSPTGR
- a CDS encoding (2Fe-2S)-binding protein, whose amino-acid sequence is MPDHTFILNGRRVTVDVADDVRLLWVLRDRLGVTGPKYGCGLRVCRACTSHLNGAAFNPCSVPVKDIGPDDEVTTIEGLADTAGADLHPMQEAWLENDVAQCGYCQPGQIMAAVDLVRRAREEGREIADADLGAIRNVCRCGTYHRIRAAIQDGAARMA
- a CDS encoding S8 family serine peptidase; the encoded protein is MRRTRFTSRTAVAAVAAAALVAGMTAGLGTASAAPPPAQSRPGGAAAAPGGAGPGREVTLITGDRVVLNAGGRVAGVLPAEGRSSVPVDITEIKGHTYVIPADADAMLAAHTLDMGLFDVTELSRPAYRDLADGSVPLIVTYAKDRPAPQKRLFAGTDATVHRLASVNGEAMTVAPAQAPAAWASLTRTAPRGLTAASGVASISLDRVMTASLDESVPQIGAPEAWQAGYDGKGVRIAVLDTGIDTGHQDVGPKVVAEKNFTPEADAKDHNGHGTHVASTAAGTGAESAGRYRGVAPGAELINGKVLDDGGSGLESEIIEGMEWAVEQGADVVNMSLGSSDTLGPDPVEDAVNRLSDQALFVIAAGNWGPGPTTVGTPGTAQSALTVGAVDKQDVLAPFSSRGPRLEDGGVKPDLTAPGVDITAASAEGTEPDQPHPAPGYVTLSGTSMATPHVTGAAALLAQQHPNWNGAQLKAALMGSAEPGDYTAYEQGSGRVDVARAVRQTVVSEPGSLNFGRVRWPHEDDEPLTKTITYRNTGDQPVALDLSAATTGPGGSAPEGFFTLSAQQVTVPAQGTATVDVTADTRVGGDTTGEYAVTVTASGGGQTVRSLGGLEREGEVYDITFDATDRNGERPESNFWFGWVEGLDSDTYAIVTGEDGTARIRVPRGDYTMVGKFFVGGDGGTEGYDLLSTPKLTIDKDMTITLDARQARPLDISVPAPDAGHYSTILYTAVKENGTLHTSGLGLLPDAPAGTRTAQTGTPPPAGDVTSYLLSRWAGGDTEFHLADTHKGGFYTGFTRHETWADLAKLTARLGGSVAGDAGVDWTITPDVPGAAAVGFYSDLPGTRTVYLQGGYHWQRSFQQVNGTNGQVKAEYRGPVSVYRAGREYAETFNTGVFGPALGEQPGLTRDGDTLTGAITPFADGAGHTGSSLVDAGSASTTLYRNGKEYATSAGVLDSATFRLPAGKARYRLVTTAGRAGSGVSTTSSTVTWAAEFTSGHTGRATAVPASVVRFTPELALDSTATAGRTQPVPVTVQGSAAGRGLAALTVSVSYDGGSAWRRLPVRDGRVTVRNPAAGGSVSFRAEVRDRQGATFTQTIIDAYRTA